agcctgctcctacgccccaaactcctcatccctggccccaccctagagccctcacaccctgccccagccctgagcccactgcaccccaaacccatcatctcTGGATCCACCctagagcccatacccccagttGGAGCCCGCAATGCCTCCCGTACTCTGaaccctttggccccagcccataggcccctcctgcaccccaaaccattcattcctagccccaccccagagcccatacccccagccagagccctcaccaccccgcaccccaacctgctgccccagcctaTAGCCCTCTCCTATAGCCTGAACCCCTAATTtatgatcccagcccagagcccatacccccccccaaccaatctcctgccccagtccagagccctttcccacaccccaaacccctcatccctggactCACCccatagcccacacccccaggcagagccttcactcccctcccacaacccaaccccctgctctagcctGGTGAAAGttagtgagggtgtgggagagtgagcgatggagggagggggggatggagtgagcaggggcggagCCTcatagaaggggtggggcagaggcggggccacaggggcggggcaggggtgttcagttctgtgctattagaaagttggcaaccccagtCACCATCTCAGTCTCCTTCATCTGCTGTATTCTCAACACCAGTTGCTGTGCTTGCTGTTGGTTTCATTGCTaaaggttgtggtagattctccaccaCAGGtgagttttaaatcaagattggatgtgtttCCAAAAGATCTGTTGTAGGATTTATTCTGGGGAAGCTCAATGGCCTGTGTGAtataggaggccagactagattaacacaatggtcccttcttgccttagaCTTTAACCAGAAGGGACTCAATTTCTCTCTGAAAGCAGATGGgccatgtttttcttttctgtggaaGTACCCCTCAGATCAGACATTCTTGGCTCTAATGTGATTCTCCAGCATCTCCTCTCCTCAATTATAGAGGCCAAACATGGTCCCTACATTTTTAGAGGCTTTGACACCTGCAAGTATTTTATGCTGACCTGTGTTTCCTTACATCCGATCTAGGCACTTCCTATCGCAACCCACACGCCCTCACAGGTTGGTAATGTCCGAGTGCTTCTAttcttttctattctattctatcctATTCTCACACCTTTTGTGTGAACTGACTGAGTTGCTGCAGCAAACAACTCCCATTTTGACTGTGTGGGAAATATGGGATGGAAATAAGGCTTGGCTGCAGCATCCCGCTGGCAGTTGGCTGAGGAGGAGGGCCGGACTTCTCCACCTCTGCCGAACTGACACAAGTGCCATGTGTGTCTAGCTGGGTTAAAATGGAAATAGCTGTAGTCCTGTTCCaccaacattgattttttttttaaactctgcccTGGATGTTGTTAGGTCCCTGTCAGCACATCCCTCATTAATGATGGGTTTGCCCTCTCCACTCATGTTAGTTCCCACTAGCCCTGATCATATCCCATATCCAACCCAACCCACAGTGCTAGCTGTGCTCAGAGGCTATAGGCCCATGTGAAACTGGGCAGGGAACAGGGATAGACAAGTAATCCAAGGCAGGGAGAAACCTGGACCCGGGCACTGAATGTGGAATTCCGGGAATAGGGTGACCTGTAGGAGAGACGTGGAGCAGAAAGGTGGTCGAGGCAAGCCCTGCTGCCACCCTCTATGCTGACATGGGTTCAATCCTGAAAGGTGCAGTCAGTACTGCCCAGCAGGCTTTTGATCCCTCACCAAATGGGCTTGTAATTAGTAATTCTGGTGCCCTAACAAAGAGGTAacgaaaaaaacaaaaaacaaacaaaccataaaaTGCCAATGTCAAGCTTCACTGGCATCACATGGGGAAATATCTATCCACCTGCCAAAGAAAAACTGTTATGAAAAAATGTACTTCCCAATTTCTAGCAGGATGCTACAAACAGAACTTGATCCTTCAAGTCTCCTGCAAACTCCTAGTAAAGTCAGTAGGAGCTCCAGGAATAGAAGGTTTGCAAGGTTGTGAGTAATGGCAAATAAAAGATAATTGCAAACTAATTATCTGAATCCCTTCCAAATTGAGGTTGGCTCACTAACATCCCAATTTAACATTCCAAGAAAACAGAGACAACTTAGATGTAGGCTTGGTCCCCAACTAAGTATTAATTTTGCAGACATAACAATATACACAACATTCAGTACTGATCTGTCCAATACATTTGGTAGCAACTACTCTGACTTGCTCTgaatttgttaattttattttgcatgtgATCAGTGGCTGTATGAATATTATTAGATTCAATAAATAAACCACAGTTATGACGATGACTGAGTATTCTTGCTAAAGAGACCTTGACGCAACAGGAAATGGCTTTCTTTGAGATGAGGCTGGTTTGAATGTGGTAGCATTCAAAGAGATGGTTGCATTTTAGGTGACAAAAATACAATTTTGGATTTTGTTCTTGTTGGAAATGCAGTTCTGAAACTGTGCACCTGGAGCATTCGAAGCATTCTAGTGAGGAATCCAACGACGAGACAAGCCAACCGTACCAAGGACTCACTGGTCTGCGTAACTTGGGCAACACTTGCTACCTGAATGCAGTTTTGCAGTGCCTCTGCAGTATATCCCCATTGGTGGAGTATTTTCTCTCAGGGAAGTATGTAACTGCCCTACGCAAGTAAGTAGATTTATTTGCTCTctcttttattattactatttattatttgtattgcaaaagCTCATAGGAGCCCCAGTCCCATGGACTGGGaacccattgtgccaggcgctgtacaaacacagaataaaaagacttTGCCAGTGCCAAGCAGCTTACAAGCAAAGTATTTGGGATGTATTTTTCCATCTCAGTATTGCAAGTTTTTCCAAAAGAAATGAAGTTTCTACGGGAGCCTGGCATTAGAAAGCACATAAATACTCATCTGTACAAGGAAACCAAAAGCAGCACACTTTGCTCTGACTTCCCAGGCCCCACACACCATCTCTGCCTCTTCCTCAACTTGCTTTTCCTAGCCAATGTTCACCTTCTGGCTTCTCTCTGAATTCCCTCTTTTCTGTCCTATCCGGGCTTTTATACCACATTCATTGTTGAAGGATCTGAGCACTTTCCTGTGGTGCAGTTAGCAATGTGACTAACGTGTTCTCTCATCCCCCATTTGTTCTCTCATCCCCTCCACTGGGGTAAAGCATGTGCAGTGCATTGcattctgtttatttatttacttatgtaTTTATTGGAGGCAGTTGGTTTGGTTTGAATATATGTGCTACTGtgtatttatgttagagaagacACGATCAAAGCAATGCAACTTACACTTGGAGCTTTGGAAAGTGGTAAGGTTTATGATAAgtcttagttcctgggggagttcattccacaaaCTTAGACTGGCccctgagaaagttctgtctcctgcacaaatGAGTTTTCCCTTCCTGTGGAGAGTTCTTCATGCCAAAAGAGTGAAGTTGTTGACCAGGGTCTTGGTCCCAGAGCTTTAGATAATCTTTcagatatcctgggcccaggccatggaACACTGTAAGGATAAGGATCAAGACCTTGCATTTGATTTGATATTCTATGGGAAACCAGTATAGAGAGGGGAGGGCATGTCTGATGTGCTTGTGATAGCCTCTGTTAATGAGGAGAATGGCTGCAGCGTTTCGTATTAACTGGCGTTTCCCAAGTGCTGAAGACTTCATGCCCAAGTATgttgcattgctgtagtccagctgGGAAGGGACCAAGGCTTGAATAACTGAGGTTAGGTCATTCACCAGCAGAGGAGGGAGACTTCTAGACAACCAGATGATAGAGAGCATTACTCATGGATGCTGCTACGTGAAAGCTTAGCATCAGCGAGGAATTCAAGAGTATTCCTAGACTACAGACTGAAATAGCCTATTGTGAGTGTGACCCTTCAACAAGCAGAGCCTGCACTGTGGCTATGGCCTCCTCAGAATGTTTTTTCTGCCCATTCAGCTTGGCTTTTGTGTTCACATTTTAAGCACAGCCACCACATCTTTGTACTCCAACTAAAGCTCCCTTTTATTCTACTCAGGGAAAATGGTGAGGTTGCTACCGCCTTTGCCTATTTGATGGCCGATATGTGGCTGGGAGAGTTTGAGTGCATCTCACCAGAGGTGTTTCGTTCAGTCATTGGTGACTTATGCCCGGCTTTTACCAAGAAGACTCAGCAGGACGCCCAGGAGTTTCTGATTTATGTACTGAACGAATTACATGAGGCTCTTAAGAAGGTAAGACTGCAGTTATGGCCTTCTGGGACTGTGAAGTGTCGGTGCACATCTGCCTCCTCTCTGCAGTTCATTACTGCAGAGCATGGATACAATAAttgtctcttctctccctccataCTCTACAAAATGGTGCTGTTAAAATCATCATCTCTCCATTTTCTCCAACAACTACACACAGTGCAACCTTTAACCCCTTCATTAGCTTCCTATTACCAGATCCAATTCAAGCTCTGTATCTACATCACCAAGGCCCTACCTAATCCCCCATCTACACCTCTGCTgtcatttcctcctcctcaccctcTAGTCTCTATACTCTTCCCTATCATGCTTCCTCCCTGTGCAAAGAATCTTGTCTGCCCAGATCCACCTctatttctctcttccttcaaatTCTTCCTTAAACCACTTCGACAGCATTAAGTCCTTCCAGCCTATCTGCTCTCAGCACTGTCCAGTGGTTTCTCATCTTCCTTTGGTTTTTTGCTCTTTGCGATAGGGGACATGGCTTACGGTGGATATATAAAGTGCTGCATAGTAACAAGGTTCTATACATCATTTTAAATCATCATTAATACTAAATGCTAACTTATGTAGCCAATTGTCAGGTAATCTGATTTGTAAATGCACCAAGTTCTCTCACAGAAGTTATCTGTGTACCAAAGCTCTGCTTTAGAATGATcgtagagaaaaaaaatcagatgatttTTCTTGCCCCATTTACAATTCCAGGCTAGACATTTCAGCACTGTGATTACTTAACTTGGACAGCAAGTTAGAAGATAGAAAGCTGCTATGGTGATGTCAAGTGTTACTGCTGTTCAGGAAAACGTTGACAGtctctggattctatccctgctatGTGCTGCTTGGGCAGGGGATTCAGTTCAGTTAGCTCAGCCCTAGAGCTCCAGTTTACACCTTTGTTGTTTGCTCTGCGATTGAGAATCCTGAAGATGGTGGAACAAGGGAGTGCTCCATGCTGGACCCTATTGTGAGAAGCAATAGAAAGTGGTTCCTTCatgcagagaaaataaaagaatatgCCTCCCAGGGAAGCACTATTGGAAGGAAGAGAAGGGCAGGGTGTTTGACATGTGAGACTGGGGAGGTGTTTGAAATTTGTACAAAAGAAAACAATGCGAGGCTGTAGCTAAAGAGATCTTAACAAGGCCTTGACCCCACAAAGACTTAGGCATTTGCTCAACTCTACATACCATGAGTAgccctattgatgtcagtggagctactcaGTGTGCAATGTTAAGCGCATGTTTACGACTTGGCCAAATAAAGGCTTCAaacggggaggggctgatggctgGAGGTGCTGATAAATGGAGCTGGGGGAACCATACATTTCAAAtagtatttattacaaatattcccCCTTTCTTGGTTAGCTCATCCTTTACAAACCCAGTCCTCATTTCAGGAAGGTATTTTCTCATCTGTAAGTATTTGCTAGAAGTTCTGAAGAATAATTTTCTGTCTAAATTAATGTGGAATAAGCTCTTCACAAACTGTTGACCTCAACTGTTCATTATTTGTGTTGTGTGACTGATCTAGCTTCTGCTTCCTGAATGAAtgactgaagattttttttttttaaacatatgacTAATAAACTTCTGGTTTGGCTTTTCAGACAACTTCATGCTAAGACTCATGAAAACATTGGAATTTAACTGAATTCTCACAATTTAACTAATCTCTCCCCATGAGTCAGAGTGAACTCAACAGTGATGCTTTTTATTTATGAATCACTATTCTATTCAACTAGGCCCTGCTTATAAATATGGATTGCAATGACTTATAAAGAAGCAGAATAAATAATggattattataaataatatgtTTTTACTGCCATCTAGGATCATGAGTACTTTCTTGACAACCAGTACAAAGCATATTTAGATGTTTTTGTAAGGGTCAGTGTAAGTagtttgttaggtttttttttttctttttttttttcttacagtcATACAAAAGGAGATGCTATGGGAACACATCCACTTCTAGGGAAGATGGGGGAACTGGCAGTGAAACATCAATCATCACCCAGCTCTTTGAGGGGCAGCTCAGTTATGACATTACATGCCTGGCGTGTCAGACCACCACAGATAAGAACGAGGTCTTTACAGTTCTCTCTGTTCCCATCCCTTCTGAGAGTACATGCTCTCTACAGGTAGGAATTCTAATAGCTCCTCCCACCTTTTGGTGGTCTCTGCTCAGTATAGGGGTGTAAGGTTTATGTTAACAGACCATCTTAGGAAATATGTTCCCAGCACATGCCAGTTCCAGGGCATCATCTGAAAGGGACACATTCTTTTCaatagagaatttggccctagggCTAGAGGAGATGCTAGATCAGACTTACATTGTCCCTTTGTCTGTTAATAGTGTAGCTTGTGGTGTTTGGAAATGTCCCTGAATTGCTGTGGAGTGAGGGATGGCCAGAGAAAtgtctattttattttgtattgtatagAAAGCAACTGTGAGgcattttctttcaaattctcACTTATAAAAATGCTTCCTTAGAGGAAAACACATTAAATTTTAGCTGCTTTGTATTCTAAGTGCACTCACAGAACTGTACCTAGGCATTCTGGCcccctactgtttttttttttttagatgataCGAGTTAGGATATTATAGAATAATgataatcattttatttttgcatattgGTACAGTACATAGACAATAAAAGCTACTGTATGATTCTTTTAGGTGCCACATTAATTTTCACACAATCCTTTAACATCTCTATAGTATCCTCCTATAGAACCTTTAAGAAGTAAACTTGATATGGACTGAAAATAACTGTAACATAAATATGGATACTGCACTGACTTAATGGCATAAAACATATTCAGAAAGACATAAAATTgcatttctgtttataaaaagaaGTGATAGTGATGGTTTTCCATCTCACAGTGAGACTGTGGCTAGAATAAACAGCCGCCTCTTTCAACGGGGAATAAAAGAAACTCAAAAGTAAACAAAGAATGAATTTACTATGGAGATGGATTATCTAGCAATTGAATTACCACCATAGCATCTGATTCTGTATAAGCAGAAGCCATCCTTTTTTCTGTCCTTTATATAAGGAaaacagggaggagggggagggggaatttgtAAGATTTCTGTCTTTTACCTTATGCattgtaattttattttcctaAGAAGAGTATTGATTATTGTTTGCTTCCTGGTATAATATTATGGTTGGCTTATACCTGATCATTTCTCCTGCTGAATCCTGCCAAGCAAATTGTGATTATGCCCCTTTAAAGGTGAAGGATTATAGCAGCATGGCTTGTTTGTATAAGGCCAGTGTGAGAAGTATCATTGAGTTGGGGAAGCTAAGTTGTGACAGCTTATAAGAGGCATGACACATCCTGCATCTTGGGAGGGGGTTAGCCTAGAtgactcttgtggtcccttctaactctatggttctatgacATTTGACTTCGGACCAGGCGAGGCAACACACACATTTAgggttttgtctacactgcagagttttgcTGACAAACGTTTAATTCAGGTCCTTTAAATAAAcagctggtgcatgtccacactatgctccttgtgtcagcagagcacatctgcactagcagctcttgcatcaacacagaGAGCAGTACACTGTGGGTAATTATCTCACTGCGCAACTGGCTGCaggatgctttgggaagggtttgcaatgcctcatgggggcaggtacagcatcacacGATGCAGTTTCTCAATCGCATCGTTCCAGGGGCATCCTAGTAGATTGCCAGccgcttttcaactgaagtgtggtggggagggggacagtgtgtgtgggggagagactgTGTTGAGAGTGTTGGGAGGAGTGTAGATGTGAGAGAGACAATGTCTGTTCGGGAAGCGTGCGTCCGCACTGTATGCTGTCTCTTTAAGTTTAGACAGCAGGTGGAGCGATCTCTCCACCCCCGAACCTgcccctcccgccctccccctgcccagccgcCGCCGGCTCTGCCTACCTGCAGTCCACATTaatggttctgtgattccctcccagttctcccacagcctcctcagctgccGGGAGCGGGAGCAGCATCctcagcagctctgtgagctctccaggCTGCAGAATGTTGAAGCTGCCCATGcagggcagctgagttcaaaccaatgagcagagtggtcatggtgggcattgtgggatactgggggaggccagttATGTCAACATAGCGAACCGCAGCGTCTACACTGCGGCGTTGTCGCTTTAACTTTGCCTCAAAGCGCTCTATGCCTCTCATTGAGGGGGTTTTGCTGCCGAAAGTGGCATTGCAGTGTGTAGGACTCCACACTTTTGCCGccaaaactctgcagtgtagacacggcCTAAGTGTGGAGACAGAAAAAAGTATATGGCTGTGGTGACTGTGAAATCCGATTATGCTGTGCTTCAGTGCGAGACAATGCCAATGCCATGGTTATAGTGGCTAGATGGACATATCAGCGAAGTGATGGCCTTGGTCTCGTAGAGAAGGGAGTCAGGAACAGACTAGCTGCGTCACAGCCCAGAATGCTACAAGCACAGAGCCTGTGCTCAGAGCTGCCCATCTCCCTACTGCCCCAATTTGCCCCTTTAACCTTTTTAATCCCCACTGAGGGCAGCAGCTTCAGctgatgttactgagcatgctcagtggggGCCAAGCGGCACTCAGCGCCTAGCCCGCCTGCAGCCCCACCAGGGTCCTAGTGCTGGGGAGCCTGCTCCATCAGGGATCACTGGTGAGcacctgccccactcaccctccctaCTTATGGCCCTGTACACTCATAATGTCACACCCTCGCTGAATCACGTGGCACAAATGTTCTCTGCAGTGTTCAAACAACACTGCACAAGTTGCCTTGAACAAGAGGACTTCTGCAAACAGGCTTATTGAGACACCCTCTCTAACCCGGCTTAGTGGTCAGAAATTCACATCTCTACACAGAGGTGTGGTGGTTGTTTTACCAAACACGTTTTCCTTTTACAGGACTGTCTTGAATGTTTCTTTCAACAAGACACACTGACCTGGAACAATCAAATTCATTGCTCCTTCTGTGGAACTAAGCAAGATGCTGCAGTAAAGGCCAACATAGGCAAGGCGCCAAAGATGGTTATTTTTCACTTAAAGAGGTACAGACTGCATCTGGTAGGACAGCTACGTCTCCTCTGATTTACATGGGATGTAAGAAGGTCACTTCCAttcagagggaagagaaaatcaTTGCACGTAGTCTTTTTGCACATACATTACCTGGAtagttacaaaacaggaaaagCATGCGAGTCGGACTCCTGATAAACCCAGAAAATGTGTTACTTTATCGAATCCATCAAAGTGCACTCCATGCATTTttgtcctgcttctccctttgcAATAGAGACAATTCTGAAAGGGGAGGGGTTGGTCATAGACGGGAAAGTGATAGAATTGTGAAATTAATGAAGAAAGATGGGTGTTTTTATAAAACTGGATCACATTAATAAATGGAATTTTACAGTACAAATGATGCTCGTCCTGATAGCCACTTACAGAGCTACTAGCTACCGTGATGGACAAAAATAGAGAATAGTGTTCTGCCACATCAACAATGCAATTAGGGCATTATTCCTTGACCAATCCCTTTACAaagctcgggggggaggggaacgtACAATTGCATTTGAGCccaagattttaaaattgtgtgttCTGTAGTCATTTTGTCCTTAATAGTGGAGTGGGTGAGAAAATCAAAGAATCTGCAAGTTTGGGCTACAACTTCATAGTTGGCTTACTTCAATGCCCAGCACTTCTTGTTAAGCTTGATCAGgtatcaattatttttaaaaagtgatcatTTCCTGCTCCTTCCGTGTATCCATCTCGTTCCTTCCATTCTTCTCACTAGCTCCTCAGCTAGTATTACTCTGCCATGGTTAGTGCTGCAATGGCCAGAATCAGTGCTAAAGTTGGATTTAGTGTCCCCCGTTAAGCATGCATCTTGTGACAGATTGACAGTGCACTCACTGGTCCCTTCCTTTCAGTCCCAACACTTCTATTCTAATAAAAGAACATTTCACAAAGCACGAACCTGCTTGTTTTTACTATAAAATGTCACTTgcaatctatttaatttttctttgggGCAGTAATTTTCTACCTGCTtgcaataatacttagcattaaGAGGAGAgcactttacatttcaaagagcTGAGCAGGCAGTAGCTATTTATTCCTTCCAATGCCCATGTGAAGGTAAGCACATGCAGCATTACAAGAACTGAAAGCATTTGTAGTGGAAAATACTGTCtcagaatgttttattttcaggttTGACTATCAAGGCAGCTACAAAAGGAAACTGGGGACTAACATCTACTATCCACTAACCAACTTGGATCTTTCGCCTTATATTTATCCACTCTTTCGGAAGAATCCAAAATACAACTTGTGTGCTGTGGTGGTAAGTTGGATGCAAAGTTATAGCCTAGCTTTATTGGGAATACTATGAATGTCTGTTTGAATGAAATCAGTCATTGATGTTGGTCCTACGCAAACAAGCAGGCAAgtcctctctgcctcagcacccAAAATTTACACAACACGAAAAAAAATGGTACAGATACAACCATCACTGACTTATACACAGCTGGCATTTCAGAGTTAGGAGATGCTTCCTCAACTAACCCATTACTGataaaattaacacatttttcattGGCTAATGGAAGATGGCTGGGTACCCCGACTGAAAATTCTCTGCCTGTCAGGATTGAATTCTAGTTATAGGCCTGTACACAGATACAATTTGAGTATCAGGGCATCATGGAATAAACATGCTAGTCCCCAACCCTGTTATAACATGGCTTGGTCTTGTCTGTGGTGATGGAGCCAAATTGCTGTTTAACTGTGACTGGTTTAGAATTGTGTTACAGGTCTGTACAATGATTAACACAATTTGGTACTACTTGTACAGTGATATCAAACCTATTTTATTACTTGGGCATGATA
Above is a window of Dermochelys coriacea isolate rDerCor1 chromosome 10, rDerCor1.pri.v4, whole genome shotgun sequence DNA encoding:
- the USP50 gene encoding inactive ubiquitin carboxyl-terminal hydrolase 50, translated to MASQSTSTPDDFNIFYSLHFLSQPTRPHSSETVHLEHSKHSSEESNDETSQPYQGLTGLRNLGNTCYLNAVLQCLCSISPLVEYFLSGKYVTALRKENGEVATAFAYLMADMWLGEFECISPEVFRSVIGDLCPAFTKKTQQDAQEFLIYVLNELHEALKKSYKRRCYGNTSTSREDGGTGSETSIITQLFEGQLSYDITCLACQTTTDKNEVFTVLSVPIPSESTCSLQDCLECFFQQDTLTWNNQIHCSFCGTKQDAAVKANIGKAPKMVIFHLKRFDYQGSYKRKLGTNIYYPLTNLDLSPYIYPLFRKNPKYNLCAVVNHFGYLDGGHYTAFCKHTLTQNWYSFDDAQVSEIPQSSVQSAAAYLLFYSCKAFSVPTKTHKY